A part of Quatrionicoccus australiensis genomic DNA contains:
- a CDS encoding DsbE family thiol:disulfide interchange protein: MNRYFWILGGFAALVVLLAIGLNLNPRDVPSPLVGKPAPAFSLNVLAKPDTTLGPKDMQGKVWLLNVWASWCISCRQEHPVLVNFSKSSKVPLIGLNYKEVRGDGEFDMGKMSAADEKKLAFERAEKWLATHGNPYTLTVMDLDGRVGIDYGVYGVPETYVIDKTGVIRMKHTGPITPDVLSGKILPLIAELDK, encoded by the coding sequence ATGAACCGTTATTTCTGGATACTCGGCGGCTTTGCCGCCCTCGTCGTGCTGCTCGCCATCGGGCTCAATCTGAATCCGCGCGACGTCCCGTCGCCGCTGGTCGGCAAGCCGGCCCCGGCCTTCAGCCTGAACGTGCTCGCCAAGCCGGACACCACACTCGGCCCCAAGGACATGCAGGGCAAGGTCTGGCTGCTCAACGTCTGGGCCTCGTGGTGCATCTCCTGCCGCCAGGAACACCCGGTGCTGGTCAATTTCTCGAAGAGCAGCAAGGTGCCGCTGATCGGCCTCAATTACAAGGAAGTGCGCGGCGACGGCGAATTCGACATGGGCAAGATGTCGGCCGCCGACGAGAAGAAACTCGCTTTCGAGCGCGCCGAAAAATGGCTGGCGACGCACGGCAACCCCTACACGCTGACCGTGATGGACCTCGACGGCCGCGTCGGCATCGACTACGGCGTTTATGGTGTGCCGGAAACCTACGTCATCGACAAGACCGGCGTCATCCGCATGAAGCACACCGGTCCGATCACGCCGGACGTCCTGTCCGGCAAGATCCTGCCGCTGATCGCGGAGCTCGACAAATGA
- a CDS encoding heme lyase CcmF/NrfE family subunit yields the protein MIPELGHFALILAALVALILGTLPLLGAHRNHSAWIALARPAASAMALLLTISFGCLIQAFVTNDFSVVYAAQHSNSLLPLQYRVAAVWGGHEGSLLLWMLFLTWWAFAVAMLSRQLPEAMVARVLGTLGLVAFGFLLFILITSNPFERLLPAAAEGRDLNPLLQDFGLVIHPPLLYMGYVGFSVAFAFAIAALLSGQLDAAWARWSRPWTMAAWCFLTLGIAMGSWWAYYELGWGGWWFWDPVENASFMPWLVGTALIHSLAVTEKRGSFKNWTVLLAISAFSLSLLGTFLVRSGVLTSVHAFATDPRRGVFILIFLVAVIGSSLALFAWRAPKVGLGGRFGLVSRESLLLTNNVLLVVACATVLLGTLYPLLIDALGVGKISVGPPYFNAVFVPVMTPLLFLMGIGPFARWKEASIAEISRTVRWAFAAAVVVAIALPLVYGSWTALTALGILLAAWIVFTALLNFVERVGKTRGQRSFLAAALSQPRSFVGMHLAHVGIAVFVVGATMVSSFQEEKDVKMAPGESVDVAGYHFTFNGVKAVEGPNYMAAQGDFDLAVNGKFQRKMNPEKRNYASSGMPMTEASIDAGLLRDVYVSLGEPIDRDKPEGEWAVRVYYKPFVDWIWGGCILMALGGLLALLDRRYRAKARASAAIPAGSQTA from the coding sequence ATGATTCCCGAACTCGGTCATTTCGCCCTCATTCTTGCCGCCCTGGTCGCGCTGATCCTCGGCACCCTGCCGCTGCTCGGCGCCCACCGCAACCATTCCGCCTGGATCGCGCTGGCCCGTCCGGCCGCCTCGGCCATGGCCTTGCTGCTGACCATTTCCTTCGGCTGCCTGATCCAGGCCTTCGTCACGAACGACTTTTCCGTCGTCTATGCCGCGCAGCATTCGAACTCGCTGCTGCCGCTGCAATATCGCGTCGCCGCCGTGTGGGGCGGTCATGAAGGCTCGCTGCTGTTGTGGATGCTGTTCCTGACCTGGTGGGCCTTTGCCGTCGCCATGCTGTCGCGCCAGTTGCCGGAAGCCATGGTCGCCCGCGTCCTCGGCACGCTCGGTCTGGTCGCCTTTGGCTTCCTGCTCTTCATCCTGATCACCTCGAATCCGTTCGAGCGCCTGCTGCCGGCCGCCGCCGAAGGGCGCGACCTGAATCCGCTGTTGCAGGACTTCGGCCTGGTCATCCACCCGCCGCTGCTCTACATGGGCTATGTCGGCTTCTCGGTCGCCTTCGCCTTCGCCATTGCGGCGCTGCTTTCCGGCCAGCTTGACGCCGCCTGGGCGCGCTGGTCGCGGCCGTGGACGATGGCCGCCTGGTGCTTCCTGACGCTGGGCATTGCGATGGGTTCGTGGTGGGCCTATTACGAACTGGGCTGGGGCGGCTGGTGGTTCTGGGACCCGGTCGAAAACGCCTCCTTCATGCCCTGGCTGGTCGGCACGGCGCTGATCCATTCGCTGGCGGTCACCGAAAAGCGCGGCAGTTTCAAGAACTGGACGGTACTGCTGGCGATTTCCGCCTTCTCGCTGTCGCTGCTCGGCACCTTCCTGGTCCGTTCCGGCGTGCTGACCTCGGTGCATGCCTTCGCCACCGACCCGCGCCGCGGCGTCTTCATCCTGATCTTCCTGGTCGCCGTGATCGGCAGCTCGCTGGCGCTGTTTGCCTGGCGCGCCCCCAAGGTCGGCCTGGGCGGGCGCTTCGGCCTGGTCTCGCGCGAATCGCTGCTGCTCACCAACAACGTGCTGCTCGTCGTCGCCTGCGCCACGGTGCTGCTCGGCACGCTTTACCCGCTGCTGATCGATGCGCTCGGCGTCGGCAAGATCTCGGTCGGTCCACCGTATTTCAATGCCGTTTTTGTCCCGGTCATGACGCCCTTGCTGTTCCTGATGGGCATCGGTCCCTTCGCGCGCTGGAAGGAAGCCTCCATCGCCGAAATCAGCCGTACCGTGCGCTGGGCCTTCGCCGCCGCTGTCGTCGTCGCCATCGCCCTGCCGCTGGTTTATGGCAGCTGGACGGCGTTGACCGCACTGGGCATCCTGCTCGCCGCCTGGATCGTGTTCACGGCGCTACTCAACTTCGTCGAACGTGTCGGCAAAACCCGCGGCCAGCGCTCCTTCCTTGCTGCCGCGCTGAGCCAGCCGCGCAGCTTCGTCGGCATGCACCTGGCGCACGTCGGCATCGCCGTTTTCGTCGTCGGCGCCACCATGGTGTCGAGCTTCCAGGAAGAAAAGGACGTCAAGATGGCGCCCGGCGAATCGGTCGATGTCGCCGGCTACCACTTCACCTTCAACGGCGTGAAGGCCGTCGAAGGCCCCAACTACATGGCGGCGCAGGGTGACTTCGACCTGGCGGTCAACGGCAAATTCCAGCGCAAAATGAACCCGGAAAAGCGCAATTACGCCTCCTCCGGCATGCCGATGACCGAAGCCTCGATCGACGCCGGCCTGCTGCGCGACGTCTATGTCTCGCTCGGCGAGCCGATCGACCGCGACAAGCCGGAAGGCGAATGGGCCGTGCGCGTCTATTACAAGCCCTTCGTCGACTGGATCTGGGGGGGCTGCATTTTGATGGCGCTGGGCGGCCTGCTCGCGCTGCTCGATCGCCGTTACCGCGCCAAGGCGCGCGCCAGCGCCGCCATTCCCGCAGGAAGCCAAACCGCATGA